One window from the genome of Cricetulus griseus strain 17A/GY chromosome 2, alternate assembly CriGri-PICRH-1.0, whole genome shotgun sequence encodes:
- the LOC100773047 gene encoding neuropeptide Y receptor type 6, whose amino-acid sequence MEVPLHQPGPNKTSAKSNNSSFFYFESCQPPFLAILLLLIVYTVVLIMGIFGNLSLIIIIFKKQREAQNVTNILIANLSLSDILVCVMCIPFTVIYTLMDHWIFGNTMCKLTSYVQSVSISVSIFSLVLIAIERYQLIVNPRGWKPRVSHAYWGIILIWLISLSLSIPLFLSYHLTNEPFHNLSLPNDIYTHRVACVEIWPSKLNQLLFSTSLFMLQYFVPLGFILICYLRIVICLRKRTKKVDRRKENESRLNENKRINVMLISIVVTFGACWLPLNIFNVIFDWYHEMLMSCHHDLVFVVCHLVAMVSTCINPLFYGFLNKNFQKDLMTLIHHCWCMAPQERYENIALSTMHTDESKGSLRLAHITTGV is encoded by the coding sequence ATGGAAGTGCCCCTACATCAACCAGGACCTAATAAAACCAGTGCCAAGAGCAACAACTCTTCATTTTTCTACTTTGAGTCCTGTCAACCCCCTTTTCTAGCCATACTCTTGCTACTCATAGTATATACTGTGGTCCTAATCATGGGCATTTTTGGAAATCTCTCtcttatcatcatcatctttaagaagcagagagaagctcAAAATGTTACCAACATACTGATTGccaatctgtctctctctgacatCTTGGTGTGTGTCATGTGCATCCCTTTCACAGTCATCTATACTCTGATGGACCACTGGATATTTGGGAACACCATGTGTAAACTCACTTCCTATGTGCAAAGTGTCTCCATCTCTGTGTCCATATTCTCCCTTGTATTGATTGCTATTGAACGATATCAGTTGATTGTGAACCCTCGAGGCTGGAAGCCCAGGGTATCTCATGCCTACTGGGGCATCATCTTGATTTGGCTCATTTCCCTTTCATTGTCTATTCCCTTATTCCTGTCCTACCACCTCACCAATGAGCCCTTTCACAATCTCTCCCTCCCTAATGACATCTACACCCACCGTGTAGCCTGTGTGGAGATCTGGCCTTCCAAATTGAACCAACTCCTCTTTTCCACATCATTGTTTATGCTCCAGTATTTTGTTCCTCTGGGTTTTATTCTTATCTGCTACCTGAGGATTGTTATCTGCCTCCGAAAAAGAACTAAGAAGGTGgacaggaggaaggaaaatgAGAGCCGCCTCAATGAGAACAAGAGGATAAATGTGATGTTGATTTCCATTGTAGTGACCTTTGGTGCATGTTGGCTGCCCTTGAATATCTTCAATGTCATCTTTGACTGGTATCATGAGATGCTGATGAGCTGCCACCATGACCTGGTATTTGTAGTTTGTCACTTGGTTGCTATGGTTTCTACATGCATAAACCCTCTCTTTTATGGCTTTCTCAACAAAAATTTCCAGAAGGACCTAATGACACTTATTCACCACTGTTGGTGCATGGCACCACAGGAAAGATATGAAAATATCGCCTTGTCCACTATGCACACGGATGAATCCAAGGGATCATTAAGACTGGCTCACATAACAACAGGGGTATAG